The Solirubrobacter pauli sequence GAGACGTGAGAAGGAGAAGGACATGAGGGGGGAGGGGACTCGCAGTCGGTCAGAAGTGGACACCCTGGTCCTCGTCCGTTTCCGGGGCAACTTGAATGGGCGCCGGCACCCATGCGGGGCTGCGGCGCGCCGGTCCGACGTCAGCGTGTGCTCCGTTGCTGTCCGCGATCGGACCGCGCGGCCGTCGCCACGGCGCCGCGACGATGAAGGTGGTGGGTCGTGTACTCCGTCGCCGATGCCGGCTACCTGTACGAGCGGCTCGCGGAGGTCCTGCGCGTGAGCGCCGAGCTCGCGGACGATCGGGCCGAGCGGGCGACGTCGATGGGGGACGCCGCGGGTGCGTCCGCTGCGCGCGCCGACGCCCAGCGCGTCCGCGCCGCCGGCGCGCGCGCCGACCGCGCGGCGGCCGACCGTCTGGGCGGCCCGGTCAACCACCCGTGACGGGGTGCGCCGCGTGGCCGTCTTCGACGGCGCTAGCGTTCGCACATGTTGCCAACGACGCGAACCGCCGTGCGGCCGTGGTCGGTCGCGGGTGGCCCGGATGAGGGCGTCAGCGACAGCGAGCGCTGCGCCCACTGCCGGGCGCTGACGGCGGCGAACCTGATCGGCGCGTATCGCCGTCGCTTCCCGGACGACGCGCGCGCGGACTACGACTGGATCATCCGCCGCATGGGGCACGTGTGGGACTGCCCGCGCGACGGCGCGGCCAACGTCGTGGGGTACCGGTGCGCGCGCTGCGGCGACGCGCAGCCGGGCCGGCTCGCGCGCTCCAAGCGCGTCGCCTACGTGCGCCGCCTGTGCTCGGCCTTCACGACCGGTGGCGTCGACGCGCTGGCGTCGATCGTGCCGGCGGACGTCGAGTGGATCCCCCAGCTCGCCGGAGGCCAGGTCCTGCACGGGAGCGAGGAGCTGCAGGCGTTCTTCGCGGAGCGGCGGTCTCCGCTGCGGGTGCCGCCGCCGGCGCGGATCGAGGCGGTCGGGACGGACGTGCTCGTGCGCTTCCGCTCCCCGCCGGGTGCGCCGCCCCTGTGGTCGGTCTACCAGTTCGAGACGGGGCGCCTGTTCCGCGCGGTGAGCTTCGACAACGAGGCGGAGGCGGTCAGGCAGACGGGCTGACCGCGCCCAGCCCGTGCAGGAGCAGCTCGATCTGCCGCCCGGCGCGCAGATCCCAGTCGTCCGCGGCCGGGAGCGGCCGCGACAGCAGCGCGGCGGCGACGATCAGGTCCTCCGGGGTGAGGTCGGCGCGCAGCTCGCCCGCCGCCCGGCCGCGGTCGAGCAGCGCTTGCAGGGCCACGCGTACGTCCGCCTGCAGCTCGCGGATGGCCGCGTCGAAGACGAGCGGGCCCCCGTGCAGCGGGAGCACGAAGCGGTCACGGTCGCGCAGCGTCGCGGTCAGGAACGCGCGGACGCCGTCCAGCGCTGAGCCGGGGGCGGCGGCGGCCGCGCGCGCATTGGCCCGCGCCAGCCCGAATGAGCGGTGCACGAGCGCGCCGAGGAGATCCTCGCGCGTCGCGAAGTGGCGGTAGACGGTGCCCACGCCGACGCCGGCGCGGCGTGCGATGTCGGCCATCGGGACCTTCTCGCCCTCGGTCAGGACGAGCTCGGTCGCGGCGTCCAGCACGCGCTCCCGGTTGGCGGCGGCGTCCTTGCGTGGCTGGCGTTCGGCGCCCGGAGGCAAGCCGCTGATGATCGCAGCGATCATCGGATCAAAACGGATGATATCGTCCGGAAATGAAGCGGACGAATTCGTCCGTAATATCCGAACGGGGAGTGCGTTGAGCCGATGAGCGGTCCACCCGACGACGACCTCGCGCGCGGCTTGGCCGTCGCGCGTCCCGACGATCCCGACCTCCTGCACCTCGCGGTGGTCGGCGACACGTACACGGTGCTGCTCTCGGGCGAGCAGACCGCGGGGCGCTTCGCGCTGATCGACATGCTGATCCCCGCGGGCGGCGGGCCGCCGCCGCACCGCCACGACTTCGAGGAGTGCTTCCACGTCCTCGAGGGCTCGGTCGAGGTCACGTTGCGCGACGACCCGCCGGTACGCCTGGAGGCGGGCGGCACGGTGAACATCCCGGCGAACGCGCCGCACTCGTTCCGCAACGCGGGTGACGCCACCGCGCGCCTGCTCTGCACCGCGGTCCCGGCCGGCCTCGAGGCGTTCTTCGCCGAGTTCGGCGACCGCGTGGCGTCGCGCACCTCGCCGGCGCCCGTGCTCACGGACGAGGAGCGGCGGGCGCGGTTGCAGCGCGCGATCGAGCGCGCTCCGGCCTACGGCATGGAGCTCCTGCCGCCGGCCGGATGAATCCGGTCTTGCTTCAAATTCGAAGCACTGCTACGCTGATCGGCAGATGCTTCAAATTCGAAGCAACAACCACCGCAACCGCGATTCGAGGCCCGAGATGAAGGCAGTGCGTTTTCACGAGTACGGCGACGCCGACGTCCTCCGCTACGAGGACGTCGAGGTGCCCGTCCCCGCCGTCGGGGAAGTGCGCGTCAAGGTCGCCGCGACGGCGTTCAACCCGGTCGACGCGAACATCCGCGCCGGCTTCATGCAGGGCCCGATCCCGACGACGCTGCCGCACACGCCCGGCTACGACGTCGCGGGCACGGTCGACGCGCTGGGTGACGGCGTCGACGGCGTCACGATCGGCGACGCGGTCGTCGGCTTCCTGCCGATGGCCGCGGACGGGGCGTCCGCGGAGTACGTGATCGCGCCCGCCGAGGCGCTGACGGCGGCACCCACGAGCATCCCGCTCGCCGACGCCGCGGCGCTGCCGTCGGTCGCGCTCACCGCCCGGCAGGCCCTCTTCGAGCTCGGCGGGCTGCGGGCCGGCCAGCGCGTGCTGATCGTCGGCGCCGGCGGCGCGGTCGGCGGCTACGCCGTGCAGCTCGCCAAGCAGGCCGGCGTGCACGTGATCGCCACGGCCAGCCCGCGCAGCCGCGACCGCATCGCCTCGGCGGGCGCCGACGAGGTGATCGACCACACCGCCACGGCCGTGACCGACGCGGTGGCCGAGCCCGTCGACGTCCTGCTCAACCTGGCGCCGATCGCGCCGGACGACTTCGTCGCGCTCGTCGCGCACGTCCGCGACGGGGGCGTCGTCGTCAGCACCACGGCCTGGATGCCCACGCCCGGGGACGAGGGTCGCGGCGTGCGCGCCGAGACGGTGTTCGTCCGCAGCGACGCCGAGCAGCTGGCCGGGCTGGTCGCCCTGGTCGACGGCGGCGAGCTGCGCGTCGACGTCGCCGAGCGGGTGCCGCTGGCCGAGCTGCCGGCGCTCCACGTCCGTGCGGCCGCGGGCGAGCTGCCCGGCGGCAAGGTCATCGTCGTCCCGGCCGGGGCCTGACCCGTGGCCTTCACCCTGGACCCCGAAGTCGCGGCGGCGCTGGCGCCGATGGCGGGCTTCACCGCCCCGCCCGTCGGCGACATCGCCGGGCGCCGCGCCGTGTGGGAGCCGATCATCGGCGCCGCGAGCGACGCGCAGCCGTTCCCGGACGACGTGACCACCAGCGAGCACGACGCGACCGCGGACGACGGCACCCCGATCAAGCTGCGCTGGTACGTCAAGGCGGGCGCGCCGTCCGGCCCCGCGGCGCTCTTCTTCCACGGCGGCGGCTACATCTTCGGCCACATCGACCTGTTCGACGGGCCGGTCGGCCGGTACGTCTCCGCCAGCGGGGTCCCGATGCTGTCGGTCGAGTACCGGCGCGCGCCCGAGCACCCCTACCCGACGCCGCTCGAGGACGCGTACGCCGCGCTGCGCTGGCTGCACACGCACGCCGGCGAGCTGGGCGTCGACCCCGACCGGATCGGGGTCATGGGCGACAGCGCGGGCGGGGGCATGGCGGCGGCGCTGGCGATCCTCGCGCGCGAGCGCGGCGGCCCGGCGATCGCGCGCCAGATCCTCCTGATGCCGATGCTCGACGACCGCACGACCACGCCCGACCCACACGTCGAGCCGTTCGCGCTGTGGAGCTACGACGACAGCCGGACGGCCTGGCCGGCGCTGCTCGGCGACGCGGCCGGGGGCCCGGACGTGCCGGTCACGGCCGCGCCCGGCCGGCTCGCCGACGCGACCGGCCTGCCGCCCGCGTACATCGAGGTCGGCCAGCTGGACGTCTTCCGCGACGAGTCCCTCGCGTACGCGACGACGCTCAGTCATGGCGGCGTGGACGTCGAGCTGCACCTGCACCCGGGGGTGCCGCACGAGTTCGACTCGATCGCCTTCGGCTCCGACGTCGCGCGGCGCGCCATCGCCGACCGCGTCCGGGTGCTGCGGTCGATCTGAGCGTCCGCGGCGCGTCCTAACGTGGCGCGGAGCGTGATGCTCTTCGACGACACCGAGCGTGCAGGCCGCTTCGCTCCGCTGGCGGAGCGGATGCGGCCGCGTTCGCTCGAGGAGGTCGTCGGCCAGCGCGAGCTGACCGATCCGCGCGGCACGCTCCGGCGCGCGCTGGCCGAGGGCGTGCCGCACTCGATGATCCTCTGGGGGCCGCCGGGCTGCGGGAAGACGACGATCGCGAAGGCGATCGCCAGCGAGAGCGCCGCGGCCTTCGAGTCGCTCAACGCGGTCACCGACGGCATCGGCGAGCTGCGCAAGATCGTCGCCCGCGCGTCCGAGCGCCGGAACCTCGGGCAGCGGACGCTGCTGTTCATCGACGAGATCGCGCGCTGGTCGAAGTCGCAGCAGGACGCGCTGCTGCCACACGTCGAGGACGGGACGATCACGCTGATCGGCGCGACCACCGAGCATCCCGGGCACGAGATCGTGCGCGCGCTGCGGTCGCGCCTGAAGATCTATCCGCTCACGCCGCTGTCCGACGACGACCTGCGCGAGGTGATCGCCCGGGCGCTGGCCGACCGCGAGCGTGGCCTCGCCGGCTCGTACACCCTGTCCGAGCCGGCGGTCGCCCGCCTGCTCCTGCACGCGGACGGCGACGCGCGCTCGCTGCTCAACGCGCTGCAGGACGCCGCCACCACCATGCCGGACGGCGGCGAGATCGACGAGCCGCACCTGGTCGGCGCGCTGGGCAGCCGCCCCGGCACGTACAGCGCCAAGGACGAGTACTACGCGATCATCAGCGCGCTGATCAAGAGCATCCGCGGGTCGGACACCGACGCGTCGCTGTACTGGCTCGCACGGCTCAAGCACGGTGGCGCCGACCCGAAGGTCGTCGCGCGGCGCCTGATCGTCGCCGCCGGGGAGGAGATCGGCACCGCCGCCCCCGGGGCGATCGCGGTCGCGAACTCGGCGTTCGACGCGGTCGAGCGCGTCGGCGCGCCGGAGTGCTGGATCCCGCTCGCCGCGGTCACGAGCTACCTCGCGCAGTCGCCCAAGAGCTGGGCGGCCTACCACGGCCTCAAGGCGGCGGAGGCGCTGGTGGAGTCCACGCCCGCGTATCCCGTTCCAGCGCAGCTACGTAACGCGTCAACGACCGTGGACGCGCAGCTCGGCCATGGTCAGGGGTATGTCCACGCGTCCCAGCCGGGAGGCGACCGGATCACGTTCATGCCTGACGCGTTGCGCGGGACCCGGTTGTACCGGCCGTCCGGCTCAGGCCGCGATCTCGCCTGATTTCCGTACGTTTCGGTCCGTATTTCGGGTTGTGGCTGGTTTCGATCGAAGCCAACCTACTCAGACGTAGGGTCCTGGGACTTGTAACCGATTCCGATACAGAAGCTTGCGTAACTCCCGTCGAATCGCATAGAGTTCCGTGTGGGCCCTTGCGAAAAGTCCAGCCGGGCCCGTATGACGAGAGGGGAAGCATGCCGGAATACCGGAAGGTGAGCGTGCGGCTGCGGTAGCCGCGGCTCTGCCGCCCGCGGGTGCGCGGGAAGACGGACCACTTGCAGCAGCGCGGCGACGTCGCCGCGGCTCATGACCTTCAGTGCAAATGGATTTGTTCGGACGCTGACGGGGGTGTCAGCGTCCGCGAGAGGAGAGGGACGAGGATGCTGGGACACCGGAAGGTGTGGAGGGCCGTCGCGGCCGCGCTGACTACGAGCGCGCTGCTGATGACCCCGGGAGCCGCGGACGCGCAGAGAGCGTCGTCGATGGGTGAAGGTGCACCCGTCGGCCAGAGCGGCATTCAGCTGTACAACTTCAGGGATTACCTGAGCAGCGGCTCCGGCGAGATCGTGTGTCCGGCGTCGCCGGCGCCCGCGACGCCGTACTGCACGCCGACGCTGCCGGCCAACAACGTGCTGGCGCGCATGGAGCGGCTGTTCGCCTTCCTGAAGGCGAACGACATCAAGAACGTCGAGCTTTATGGGTACCCGGGCAATCCGTTCCCGAGTGACTCGAGCCCGCAGGGCAACCTGCAGGGCACCATGGACCTGCGGGCCCTGGGCGACAAGTACGGGATCCGCTTCCCGGGTCGTCACGGCAGCCTGAACGAGAGCCGCTGGGACGCCGAGATCGCGCACGCGAAGATCCTCGGTCAGGACCACATCGGCGAGGGCAGCTCCGGCGGCGCGGGCGGTCTGGGCAGCTACACCCAGACGCTGGCCACCGCCACCCAGCTCAACAAGCTGGGCAAGCGCTCGGTCGAGGCCGGCCTCGGGCCGGCGTACTTCCACAACCACGCCGGCGAGTTCTCCACGCGGTTCATCGACGCCCAGGGCGACGGAACCAACAAGAGCGCGTGGGAGATCGTCATGGAGCGCACCGACCCGCGCTGGGTCGTCGCGCAGATCGACATCGGCTGGGCCGTCTGCGGCGCCTCGGGCCACGCGACCCCGGTCGATCCGGGCGTCGGCGCGAGCTACGTCAACCAGATGATCCAGAAGTTCGGTCGCCGGGTCGTCTCCTTCCATGTCAAGGACATGGCGGCGGGCGGCATCAGCCCGAGCTGCGGTGACAACGACCAGCGCGTGCTGGGCCAGGGCGCCATCAACTTCGCGCCGATGTTCAGCTCCGCCAAGAACAAGACGCGCTACTACTTCTCCGAGCGCGACCCGGTCGCCCTCGGCGGCGCCACGAACTTCAACCCGTTCACCAACGCTGGTGATGGCGCGAAGGCCATGCGTGGCGATCCCAAGCCGTCGCTGAAGGCGAGCCCGAAGCTCTTCCCGTCGGTCGCCAAGGGCACCCCGGCCGCGGCCAACCAGGCACCGATCAAGGTGACCAACGACGGCGACGCGCCGCTCGTGATCGCGTCGGGCTCAGGCGCGCTCAAGATCGAGGCCGACGACGCCGACGGCGGTTCCACGACGGCCGGCGACTTCGCCGTCGTCAGCGACGACTGCGCCGGCAAGACGCTCGCCCCGAACGCGAGCTGCACGGTCAACGTCGGCTTCAAGCCGACCCGCACCAACTACACGTCGGTCGCGCGCCTCGTGATCGACTCCAACAGCGACGACGGCGTCGAGCGCATCCTCATCGCCGGCGCGCAGACGCCGCCGAAGGTGCTCGTCTTCCGTGGCGCGACCGACGCGGTCAACACCGCCGGCCTCGACGCCATCAAGGCGCTCGGCACCGCGAACGACTTCCTCGTCCAGGACACGTCGGACGCGACCGCGTTCAACGCGACCAACCTCGCCAACTACCGCGCGGTGGTCTTCCTCGACAACAAGGGCGACCTGCTCAACGCCGGGCAGGAGACGGCGCTGCAGAACTACATCCAGGGCGGCGGCGGCTTCGTCGGCATCGGCGGCGCAGCCGAGGCCGAGACGGCCAACACGTTCATCACCGGCCTGATCGGCGCGCGTCCGGACTCGGCGAGCCCGACCACGGCCAGCAACCAGGTCCTGGTCGCCGGTGACCGTGCGCACCCGTCCACCCGTGACCTCCCGCTCGAGTCGACGGTCAGCGACATCTGGTACCGCTGGACCACGCGTCCGACCGGCCAGGTGCACACCGTCGCGCGCTACCGCGCTCCCGGCGCGGCGGCCGGCGACGGCACGACGACCGGCGGCACGGACTGGCCGATCTCCTGGTGCCGTGACTACCAGGGTGGCCGCTCCTTCTACACCGGCCTGGGTCGCACCGCGGCCGCGTACGGCCAGGACAACCTGAAGAAGCACCTCCTGGGTGCGATCGAGTGGGCCGGCGGCCTCGTCCGCGGCGGCTGCAAGGCCACGATCCTGTCCAACTACACGACGCAGCGCGTCGTGGACGCCACCAGCGGCAACCTGAACAACACGGGTGAGTCGCACGGCGTCGCCCCGGCCTCCAACGGCTGGGTCTTCTACATCGGCCGTGCCGACTGCCGCACCGACGCCGAGCGTGGCGCGATGATCGGCCAGGCCTCGAGCCCCCGCATCACCGACTTCGCCAACCGCAACGTCGGCGTGGGCTGCGGCACCGTCCACATCTTCGACCCGAAGGCCGCCACCGGCTCGGTCAACTCCGGCATCACCAAGGCCGGCGTCATCCCGGTCTACGGCGACCGTGGGTCAGGAGACGAGATCAACGGCAAGATCGAGACCGGTCTGCTGGGCATCGCCCCGTCCCCGGACTTCGCGACGACGGGTCACATCTACCTGCAGTACTACCCGACGTTCAACCCGGACAACCCGGTGCTGCCGGGCATGCAGGACGGCGACGCCCGTCGCATCACGAAGATCGCCCAGGCGCGCATCTCGCGCTTCACGGTGGACCTGAGCACCAAGAAGCTCAAGCTGGACTCCGAGGTCCCGATCTTCAAGTACGACGCGCAGGTCTACAGCTGCTGCCATCGCGGCGGCGGCATGGCCTTCGACTCGCAGGGCAACCTCTACGTGACGACGGGTGACTCGAACTCGTCGCAGGGCACGAACGGCTACTCGGGCAACAACCAGACCTTCAAGTGTCCGGTCGGCCCCGCGACCGAGGTGTCCAACAACCATTGCGGCACGGCCAACTTCTCGTACCGCGACGCGCGCCGCACGGCGGGCAACACGAACGACTACAACGGCAAGATGCTGCGCTTCAACCCGATCGAGCAGATCGCGGACGGGGCGAAGCCGACGGTGGGTCCGGGCACGACGTACGCGCTCCCGACCGCCTCGTCGCCGAACGGTCCCAACCTGTTCGACGGCACCGAGGGCGGCGGCGGCAAGGCCAAGCCCGAGATCTACGCCATGGGCCTGCGCAACCCGTCGCGCATGTCGATCGACCCCAAGACGGACATCCCGTACGCCGCGTGGGTCGGGCCGGACGCCGGCAACCCGTCGGCGACCCAGGGCCCGTCGACCTACGAGAGCGCGACGCAGCTCCCGTCCGCCGGCAACTACGGCTGGCCGTACTGCATGGGCAACCAGCAGGCCTACCGCGATCGCACCGCCGACGGCAACCTGCGCACGACCAACGTCGCCGGCTACGTCAACGGCGGTCCCGCCAGCGCGCCGACCCCCGGTTGGTACGACTGCAAGAACCTCGTCAACGACTCGACGAACAACACGGGCCTCACGACGCTGCCGCATCAGACGGGCACGGGCAAGGACGCCGGCACGGCGCGCCCGCACAACGTCTGGTACAGCCGCGGCAACCCGGGTGGCAACAACGGCTGCCCCGACTTCGCCCGTCCGAACGGCGCCGACACCGCGCCGGACTACGGCGGAACGCCGACGCAGAAGTGCCCGTACATCACCGCCTCGGGCGCGACCGTGTTCGACGGCCCGGTCTACCGCTACGACGACAAGGCGACCGACAACTCGGTCCGCTGGCCGGAGTACTGGGACGGCCGCTGGTTCCTGAACGACTACGGCAACAGCTCGGTCAAGCACGCGCTGCTGCTCGATCCGGCGACGGATCAGGACGGCTCGCAGCCGATCTACGCGGACAGCTTCCGCGGCGGTCTGCCGTGGGGCGCCAACTACATGGACTCGAAGTTCGGCCCGGACGGCGCCCTCTACGTGCAGGTCTACGAGGGCTTCTTCTCGACCGGCAACAACGCGGGTCTGTACAAGATCAGCTACACGGGCGGCAACGACTCGCCCGGCGCCGATCCGCAGTGGAAGTCCACGACCACCCCGCGTGAGGCCGAGTTCTCGGTCGGCGCGTCCGGTGGCGTCGCGTACGAGTGGGACTTCGGCGACAACACGCCGACGTCCGCCGCGCCGAACCCGCGTCACACGTACGCGGAGACCGGCACCTACACGGCCAAGCTGACCGTGACCTACGCCGACGGCGAGAAGCAGTCGAAGTCGATCACCGTCACGGTGGGCGCGGACTCGACGGCTCCGACCCTGACCGCGCTGATCAACGGCCAGACCCCCACGACCCGTTACACGAGCTCGCCGGTGGACTTCACCGTGCGCGCGAGCGACGGCGGCACCGGCTCGACCGGCGTCGAGTGGATCGAGCGCCGCATCGACGGCGGCGGCTGGACGCGTGCCGACAACACCGGCAACGCCGAGCCGTTCGAGACAAAGTTCCAGGTCAGCGGCGGCGGCTCGCACACGGTCGAGTACCGCGCGCGTGACCGGGCCGGCAACGTCTCCGAGCCGGTCGGCTCGACGACGTTCACGATCGACCTGCCGACGAGCGGCGGCGGCTGCCTCCCGCAGTCCGACGAGTTCACCGGCAGCGCGCTGGACTCCAAGTGGAGCGTGCTCCGCTCGGCCGGCGGTGGCCCGACGGTGGCCAACGGCAGCCTGAGCCTGCCGATCCTCCAGGGCGACCTGATCGCCGGTGACCCGCTCGCCTCGAACGTCGTCCTCCAGGACGCGCCGAGCGGCGAGTGGAGCGCGACCGCGAAGCTCGACACCAGCGGCCTCAACGCCAACGGCGAGCAGGCCGGCATCGTGATCTGGAAGGCGGAGAACCCGAACTCGTTCTCCAAGCTGGTCGCGATCCAGTCCGGCAACGGCACGCACCAGTTCGAGCACATCGTCACGCAGTCCGGGTCCGTGAACCCGCCGATCGCGTCGAGCATCACGCCGGCCCCGGGTGGCACCCTGCCCGCCCAGGTCCTCCTGCGTGCCCGCTACGACGGCACCAAGGTCATCGGTGAGTTCTCGGCCGACGACGGCGCGAACTGGACCAAGGTCGGCAACGCCGAGCACTCGGCGCCGTTCACCGGCAGCCTGCGCGTGGGCGTGGTCGCCTTCCGCGGCTCCAACGGCGGCGGCAACGCCACGTTCGACTGGTTCCGCGTGAAGTCCGGCTCGTCCGAGACGGCGCCGGTCACCTGCGCCGCGGGCTGCTCGCCGCAGTCGGATCAGTTCAACGGCACGTCCGTCGATCCGAAGTGGCAGCTGATCAACCCGGTCGCGGGCAAGGAGCCCACCGTCGGCAACGGCCATCTCACGATGCCGATCATCCGCGGTGACCTCTACGAGGGCCAGGGCACCGCCCAGACCCTTCTGCAGTCCGTGCCCTCGGGCTCGTGGGTCGCGACGGCGAAGATCGCCCACGCGAACATCAGCCAGAACGGCGAGGCTGCCGGCCTGGCGCTGATCAACACGCTCAACCCGAACAACCTGCTCAAGACGACGATCCAGTACAAGGACGACGTCGACCCGAACACGTCCGGCAACCAGCCGGGCAAGTGGGCCGAGCGGGTCCTGACGTCCAACAACGCCGCGATCACGTTGCCCCCGGCGACGGTGCCGTGGCCGAACTCGGGCGGGCTGAACCTGTCCAACCCGTACGTGTACGTCCGCTTCGTCTACGACGACGCGAAGAAGGAAGTCACCACCTGGAGCTCGGCCAACGGCACGACGTTCACGTCGTTCGGCGCGCCGATCTCGGTGACGCAGTACCTGTCCGGGGCCGGTGGCCTCCGGGTGGGCGTGTTCGCAAAGCACGACGGCTCGGCCGA is a genomic window containing:
- a CDS encoding nuclear transport factor 2 family protein; the encoded protein is MLPTTRTAVRPWSVAGGPDEGVSDSERCAHCRALTAANLIGAYRRRFPDDARADYDWIIRRMGHVWDCPRDGAANVVGYRCARCGDAQPGRLARSKRVAYVRRLCSAFTTGGVDALASIVPADVEWIPQLAGGQVLHGSEELQAFFAERRSPLRVPPPARIEAVGTDVLVRFRSPPGAPPLWSVYQFETGRLFRAVSFDNEAEAVRQTG
- a CDS encoding alpha/beta hydrolase, with product MAFTLDPEVAAALAPMAGFTAPPVGDIAGRRAVWEPIIGAASDAQPFPDDVTTSEHDATADDGTPIKLRWYVKAGAPSGPAALFFHGGGYIFGHIDLFDGPVGRYVSASGVPMLSVEYRRAPEHPYPTPLEDAYAALRWLHTHAGELGVDPDRIGVMGDSAGGGMAAALAILARERGGPAIARQILLMPMLDDRTTTPDPHVEPFALWSYDDSRTAWPALLGDAAGGPDVPVTAAPGRLADATGLPPAYIEVGQLDVFRDESLAYATTLSHGGVDVELHLHPGVPHEFDSIAFGSDVARRAIADRVRVLRSI
- a CDS encoding TetR/AcrR family transcriptional regulator, whose product is MIAAIISGLPPGAERQPRKDAAANRERVLDAATELVLTEGEKVPMADIARRAGVGVGTVYRHFATREDLLGALVHRSFGLARANARAAAAAPGSALDGVRAFLTATLRDRDRFVLPLHGGPLVFDAAIRELQADVRVALQALLDRGRAAGELRADLTPEDLIVAAALLSRPLPAADDWDLRAGRQIELLLHGLGAVSPSA
- a CDS encoding cupin domain-containing protein, translated to MSGPPDDDLARGLAVARPDDPDLLHLAVVGDTYTVLLSGEQTAGRFALIDMLIPAGGGPPPHRHDFEECFHVLEGSVEVTLRDDPPVRLEAGGTVNIPANAPHSFRNAGDATARLLCTAVPAGLEAFFAEFGDRVASRTSPAPVLTDEERRARLQRAIERAPAYGMELLPPAG
- a CDS encoding NADP-dependent oxidoreductase; translated protein: MKAVRFHEYGDADVLRYEDVEVPVPAVGEVRVKVAATAFNPVDANIRAGFMQGPIPTTLPHTPGYDVAGTVDALGDGVDGVTIGDAVVGFLPMAADGASAEYVIAPAEALTAAPTSIPLADAAALPSVALTARQALFELGGLRAGQRVLIVGAGGAVGGYAVQLAKQAGVHVIATASPRSRDRIASAGADEVIDHTATAVTDAVAEPVDVLLNLAPIAPDDFVALVAHVRDGGVVVSTTAWMPTPGDEGRGVRAETVFVRSDAEQLAGLVALVDGGELRVDVAERVPLAELPALHVRAAAGELPGGKVIVVPAGA
- a CDS encoding replication-associated recombination protein A → MLFDDTERAGRFAPLAERMRPRSLEEVVGQRELTDPRGTLRRALAEGVPHSMILWGPPGCGKTTIAKAIASESAAAFESLNAVTDGIGELRKIVARASERRNLGQRTLLFIDEIARWSKSQQDALLPHVEDGTITLIGATTEHPGHEIVRALRSRLKIYPLTPLSDDDLREVIARALADRERGLAGSYTLSEPAVARLLLHADGDARSLLNALQDAATTMPDGGEIDEPHLVGALGSRPGTYSAKDEYYAIISALIKSIRGSDTDASLYWLARLKHGGADPKVVARRLIVAAGEEIGTAAPGAIAVANSAFDAVERVGAPECWIPLAAVTSYLAQSPKSWAAYHGLKAAEALVESTPAYPVPAQLRNASTTVDAQLGHGQGYVHASQPGGDRITFMPDALRGTRLYRPSGSGRDLA